The Methylomicrobium lacus LW14 genome window below encodes:
- the sfnG gene encoding dimethylsulfone monooxygenase SfnG, producing the protein MSPSHHSDNPIKFAYWVPNVSGGLLVSKIEQRTSWDIDYNRKLAQIAERSGFDYALTQIRFTAGYGAEYQHESVSFTHALLAATQKLRVIAAILPGPWHPAVVAKQIATIDHLTAGRIAVNIVSGWFKTEFTAIGEPWLEHDERYRRSEEFIRALKGIWTQDDFSFFGDFYRFHHFTLKPKPLQQPHPEIFQGGSSRAARDMAARVSDWYFTNGNTLEGIKAQVDDIRAKAAKEGHAVKIGVNAFVIARDTEAEAQAVLNEIIEKADTEAVNAFGHEAKQAGKASPEGEGNWAKSTFEDLVQYNDGFKTNLIGTPEQIAERIVALKAVGVDLILTGFLHFQEEVDYFGQRVLPLVRELEARQADQVAA; encoded by the coding sequence ATGAGCCCATCACATCACAGCGACAACCCGATCAAATTCGCCTACTGGGTGCCCAATGTCAGCGGCGGCCTGCTGGTCAGTAAAATCGAGCAACGCACCAGCTGGGATATCGACTATAACCGCAAGCTCGCGCAAATCGCCGAGCGTAGCGGCTTCGACTACGCCCTCACGCAGATCCGTTTCACCGCGGGTTATGGTGCGGAGTATCAGCACGAGTCGGTCTCTTTCACTCATGCCCTGTTGGCGGCCACCCAGAAACTGCGGGTGATCGCGGCCATCTTGCCGGGACCCTGGCATCCGGCCGTCGTCGCCAAGCAGATTGCGACGATCGACCACCTGACGGCCGGCCGTATCGCCGTCAATATCGTCAGCGGCTGGTTCAAAACCGAATTTACCGCGATCGGCGAGCCGTGGCTGGAGCATGACGAACGTTATCGCCGTTCGGAAGAATTTATCCGCGCGCTGAAAGGCATTTGGACGCAGGACGATTTCAGCTTTTTCGGCGATTTCTACCGTTTCCACCATTTCACCCTGAAGCCGAAACCCCTGCAACAACCGCATCCGGAGATCTTTCAGGGCGGCAGTTCCAGGGCGGCGCGCGATATGGCGGCCCGGGTTTCGGATTGGTATTTCACCAACGGCAATACGCTGGAGGGCATCAAGGCGCAGGTCGACGATATTCGCGCCAAGGCGGCCAAGGAAGGCCATGCGGTCAAGATCGGCGTCAATGCCTTCGTGATCGCCCGGGACACCGAGGCGGAAGCCCAGGCGGTGCTGAATGAAATCATTGAAAAAGCCGACACGGAAGCGGTCAATGCATTCGGACATGAAGCCAAGCAGGCGGGAAAAGCGTCCCCGGAAGGCGAGGGCAACTGGGCCAAGTCCACATTCGAGGACTTGGTGCAATATAACGACGGCTTCAAGACCAATCTGATCGGCACGCCCGAGCAAATCGCCGAACGTATTGTCGCGTTGAAAGCAGTCGGCGTAGACTTGATCCTGACCGGCTTTTTGCATTTCCAGGAAGAAGTCGACTATTTCGGGCAGCGGGTTTTGCCTTTGGTCCGCGAACTGGAAGCGCGGCAAGCCGACCAAGTGGCCGCCTGA